In Anopheles gambiae chromosome 2, idAnoGambNW_F1_1, whole genome shotgun sequence, a single window of DNA contains:
- the LOC1269358 gene encoding cytochrome P450 4c21 has translation MALQLVLLYISAALALATLVCVRWKRRKLYAAAATMDGPPCLPLLGHVYLIFGKRCGEDILQVLDRYAPRYKSPIGIWMGPQLIVGIKDNPDYFQTVMNSPHMLNKMDQYNFFRIVNGLFAAPDHTWKNERKLLNRSFSPTMLSSFVDIFNDKDFIMVENLRKFVGNGEVDLHLYIAKCTIDSIFGTAFGKDLNTQGNDGADEYLHCLDTFFSLVFKRILHLERYSESIYRLTKDYELETNCVNIIRNMSLDLMKELKENYKNSKATVKEDAYERKPALNFAENLFELAENNPSLPEDHIKDHIDTMIVAGHDTTATTMSNLLLMLAMHPEVQEMVYQEVMSVCPDKSKPVTMEDVNNLVYTEMVCKETMRLFPVGPLIGRKCVADVKLDDKHTIPAGCCVALGIYQIHRDPTIWGPEPGKFNPDHFLPERVAERHPYAYLPFSGGPRNCIGIRYAWLSMKILIAHLVRNYRFKTTLKMEDLEIKFAIILRIMNGCLVSIEDRSCSPV, from the exons ATGGCGCTGCAGTTGGTGCTGCTGTACATTAGTGCGGCATTGGCGTTGGCCACCTTGGTTTGCGTGCGATGGAAACGGCGGAAGCTGTACGCGGCGGCCGCCACGATGGATGGACCACCGTGCCTGCCGCTGCTAGGTCATGTGTATCTTATCTTCGGCAAAAGATGTGGAG AAGATATTTTACAGGTATTGGACCGATACGCACCGCGATATAAATCCCCCATCGGAATATGGATGGGACCACAGCTGATTGTTGGTATCAAGGACAATCCTGATTATTTCCAAACGGTCATGAACTCACCGCACATGTTGAACAAAATGGATCAGTACAACTTTTTCCGGATTGTCAATGGACTTTTCGCTGCGCCAG ATCATACGTGGAAAAATGAACGCAAGCTGCTAAATCGCTCATTCAGCCCAACGATGCTGTCCAGCTTTGTGGATATTTTCAACGATAAAGACTTTATAATGGTCGAGAATCTGCGGAAATTCGTCGGAAATGGTGAAGTTGATTTACATTTGTACATAGCCAAGTGTACCATCGATTCGATATTTG GAACGGCCTTTGGCAAGGATCTCAACACGCAAGGAAACGATGGCGCTGACGAGTACCTGCATTGTCTAGACACATTTTTCTCGCTAGTGTTTAAGCGCATTCTTCATCTGGAACGCTATTCAGAAAGTATATATCGCCTTACGAAGGATTACGAGCTTGAAACGAACTGTGTAAACATCATCAGAAACATGTCGCTGGACCTTATGAAAGAGTTGaaagaaaattacaaaaactCTAAGGCTACAGTGAAAGAAGATGCGTACGAGCGCAAGCCGGCTCTGAATTTTGCTGAAAATTTGTTTGAGTTGGCAGAAAACAATCCCTCCCTACCAGAAGATCATATAAAAGACCACATAGATACGATGATTGTAGCTGGTCACGATACGACTGCCACCACCATGTCGAACCTGCTGCTAATGCTGGCGATGCATCCCGAGGTGCAGGAAATGGTGTACCAGGAGGTGATGAGCGTGTGTCCAGACAAATCGAAACCTGTGACGATGGAAGATGTCAACAATCTCGTGTACACGGAGATGGTGTGCAAAGAAACGATGCGTCTGTTTCCTGTTGGCCCTCTGATCGGCAGAAAGTGTGTTGCAGATGTTAAGCTGGATG ATAAACATACCATACCGGCGGGCTGCTGTGTAGCGCTCGGCATCTATCAGATACATCGAGACCCGACGATCTGGGGACCCGAGCCGGGAAAGTTCAATCCTGATCACTTCCTGCCGGAAAGGGTAGCTGAGCGACATCCGTACGCGTATCTACCGTTCAGTGGAGGACCTCGGAACTGTATCGGTATCCGGTATGCTTGGCTGTCGATGAAAATTCTCATCGCACATCTGGTGCGAAACTATCGCTTCAAGACGACGCTCAAGATGGAGGACTTGGAGATAAAGTTTGCAATCATTCTAAGAATCATGAACGGCTGTCTCGTGTCAATTGAAGATCGTAGCTGTAGTCCTGTTTAG
- the LOC1269359 gene encoding cytochrome P450 4g15, with protein sequence MSVPVVLLLPRSTMIDASVVFVLSIAISALCWTAWRLHKWKHYKLSADLDGPRDFPLIGSAHLFFGKNTGEQFRCILDITKAHQSPCRVWLGPKLFVFIDNADDLQTVLNAGQCLEKADVYRFFQCETGLFSAPAPVWKVHRKHLSPCFNAKILASFVAIFNAKSTILVEQLRGYVERGALFNVYEYIAKCTLDMVCATTLGTNMQLQNEQGDEYIAAIERASELLNHRLYKVWLHPEWIYRLTSDYKVQQQCYATAYKMSRRVLALKGAELATIRNRSTVPVAKLEAPTTTDEYRKPQIYIDQLFRLAKETGVFDERAIRDEIDTIILGGNETSALTLSHVVLMLAIHQDVQRRVYEEMVTVVGSSFGEVENDHLAQLTYMEMVMKETMRLFPVGPIIARQCTDDLRISTTTIPSGVTVVLGIYNVQRSEQHWGPAANAFDPDNFLPERTAHRHPYCFLPFSAGPRNCIGYRYGLMSMKVMLCHLLAAYRFSTDLTMDQLALKLDITLKIANKHMVRIVPR encoded by the exons ATGTCCGTGCCCGTAGTACTCCTGCTCCCGCGATCGACGATGATCGACGCATCGGTAGTGTTTGTGCTTTCAATTGCCATATCGGCACTCTGCTGGACCGCATGGCGGCTCCACAAATGGAAACACTACAAACTTTCGGCCGATTTGGATGGCCCGCGCGATTTCCCGCTCATCGGCAGTGCGCATCTGTTCTTCGGGAAGAACACGGGCGAGCAGTTTCGGTGCATTCTCGACATCACCAAGGCGCATCAGTCGCCGTGCCGCGTGTGGCTCGGACCGAAGCTGTTCGTCTTCATCGACAATGCGGACGATCTGCAAACCGTGCTGAACGCCGGCCAGTGTCTCGAGAAGGCGGACGTTTATCGGTTTTTCCAGTGCGAAACGGGCCTGTTCTCGGCACCGGCCCCCGTATGGAAGGTGCACCGGAAGCATCTGAGTCCGTGCTTTAATGCGAAAATATTGGCCAGCTTTGTGGCGATCTTTAACGCGAAGAGTACCATCCTGGTGGAACAGTTGAGGGGGTACGTGGAACGGGGCGCGCTGTTTAATGTGTACGAGTACATTGCCAAGTGCACGCTGGATATGGTTTGTG CTACAACACTCGGCACTAATATGCAGCTTCAGAATGAGCAAGGCGATGAGTACATTGCCGCCATTGAGAG agcatcggagcTGCTGAACCACAGACTGTACAAGGTGTGGCTACATCCCGAGTGGATCTATCGCCTAACGTCTGACTACaaagtgcagcagcagtgttaCGCGACCGCATATAAAATGTCCCGCCGTGTGCTCGCCTTGAAAGGAGCCGAGCTGGCGACGATTCGAAACCGTTCCACTGTTCCGGTGGCAAAGTTGGAAGCGCCCACAACGACGGACGAATATCGCAAGCCACAAATTTACATCGATCAACTGTTTCGACTCGCCAAAGAGACGGGCGTGTTTGACGAGCGCGCCATCAGGGACGAGATCGATACGATCATACTGGGTGGAAACGAAACGTCCGCTCTGACTCTGTCGCACGTAGTGCTAATGCTGGCCATCCATCAGGACGTTCAGCGGCGGGTGTACGAAGAGATGGTGACAGTAGTAGGCAGCTCCTTCGGCGAGGTGGAAAACGATCATCTCGCCCAGCTAACCTACATGGAGATGGTGATGAAGGAAACGATGCGTCTATTTCCCGTCGGCCCAATCATCGCCCGCCAGTGCACGGACGACCTGAGGATTT CTACCACAACCATCCCGAGCGGTGTGACGGTGGTGCTGGGGATCTACAACGTGCAGCGCAGCGAGCAGCACTGGGGACCGGCggcgaacgcgttcgatccgGACAACTTCCTGCCCGAACGCACCGCTCACCGACATCCGTACTGTTTTCTTCCGTTCAGTGCGGGGCCACGCAACTGCATCGGCTACCGGTATGGGCTGATGTCGATGAAGGTAATGCTGTGTCATCTGCTGGCGGCGTACCGGTTTTCCACGGACCTCACGATGGACCAGTTAGCGCTGAAGCTGGACATTACACTCAAGATAGCGAACAAGCACATGGTACGGATCGTGCCACGTTAA
- the LOC3290579 gene encoding cytochrome P450 4C1 yields the protein MMTIQLVLMYVVLSLALATLLCLRWKRRKLYAAAATMDGPPCVPFLGHAYLLFGKQTGEHIIEVFDKYAPRYNSPIGIWMGPKLIVAIKDNPEYFQKVMNSPHLLSKMDQYNFFRAENGLLTAPEHVWKTERKLLNRSFSPMMLSSFVDIFNKKDLVLVENLRKFVGAGVFNSQLYISKCTIDALFENAFGRDIGTQAHDGHDEYLQCLDTFLSLVFKRVLHVERYLECIYRLTKDYATESSCVNIIRNMSLDLMKEVKENAHQAQQQPVEEAYGGKPALNFAHSLSSLAKHNPSLTEDHIKDHIDTMIMAGHDTTATTIANLLLMLAMHPEVQEMVYQEVMSVCPDKSKPVTMEDANNLAYTEMVCKETMRLFPVAPVIGRKCAADVKLDDKHTIPAGCCVALGIYQIHRDPMIWGPEPGKFNPDHFLPERVAERHPYAYLPFSGGPRNCIGIRYAWLSMKIMIAHLVRNYRFKTPLVMEDLVLKFAIVLRITNGCFVSIEDRPSS from the exons ATGATGACGATCCAGTTAGTGCTCATGTACGTTGTTTTATCGTTGGCGTTAGCCACCCTCCTCTGCCTACGATGGAAGCGACGGAAGCTGTACGCAGCGGCAGCCACAATGGATGGACCACCGTGTGTGCCGTTCCTCGGGCATGCCTATCTTCTTTTTGGCAAGCAAACTGGAG AACACATTATTGAAGTATTCGACAAATACGCACCGCGGTACAACTCTCCAATTGGAATATGGATGGGACCGAAGCTTATTGTCGCTATCAAAGACAATCCCGAATATTTCCAAAAGGTTATGAACTCACCCCATCTGTTGAGCAAAATGGATCAGTATAACTTTTTCCGAGCGGAGAACGGTCTCCTTACCGCTCCAG AACATGTGTGGAAAACCGAACGCAAGCTGCTCAATCGTTCGTTCAGCCCAATGATGCTGTCCAGCTTTGTGGATATTTTCAACAAGAAGGATTTGGTATTGGTGGAAAATCTTCGGAAATTTGTTGGAGCTGGAGTGTTTAACTCACAATTATACATCTCCAAGTGTACCATCGATGCGCTATTTG aaaATGCTTTTGGCAGAGATATTGGCACTCAAGCACACGACGGACACGATGAATATCTACAGTGCTTGGACACGTTTCTTTCGCTCGTGTTCAAGCGAGTTCTTCATGTAGAACGCTATCTAGAATGCATCTATCGCCTTACGAAAGATTATGCAACCGAATCGAGCTGCGTAAACATCATCAGAAACATGTCACTCGATCTGATGAAAGaagtgaaagaaaatgcaCACCAAGCTCAACAGCAACCCGTGGAAGAAGCGTACGGAGGCAAGCCGGCTCTGAATTTTGCTCACAGTCTATCCAGCTTGGCAAAGCACAATCCATCCCTAACGGAAGACCACATCAAAGATCATATCGATACGATGATCATGGCTGGGCACGATACTACTGCCACCACAATTGCAAACCTGCTACTAATGTTGGCGATGCATCCCGAGGTGCAGGAAATGGTGTACCAGGAGGTGATGAGCGTGTGTCCAGACAAATCAAAACCTGTGACAATGGAAGATGCCAACAATCTCGCGTACACGGAGATGGTGTGCAAAGAAACGATGCGTCTGTTCCCTGTAGCACCAGTCATTGGAAGGAAGTGCGCTGCGGATGTTAAGCTGGATG ACAAACATACCATACCGGCGGGCTGCTGTGTAGCGCTCGGTATCTATCAGATACATCGAGACCCGATGATCTGGGGACCCGAGCCGGGAAAGTTCAATCCCGATCACTTCCTGCCGGAAAGGGTAGCTGAGCGACATCCGTACGCGTATCTACCGTTCAGTGGAGGACCTCGGAACTGTATCGGTATCCGGTATGCCTGGTTATCAATGAAGATTATGATTGCCCATCTAGTGCGGAACTATCGCTTCAAGACGCCGCTCGTGATGGAGGACTTAGTTTTGAAGTTTGCAATCGTGCTCAGAATCACGAATGGGTGTTTCGTATCGATTGAAGATCGTCCCTCTAGCTAA
- the LOC3290580 gene encoding glycine N-methyltransferase has protein sequence MPQADTVFQSRSDGISAEGVRDQYADGKAAKVWEIFIGDKKSRTENYRNFLVEKLRENGVRRILDVACGTGVDSIMLLEEGFEVVSIDASDKMLKYALKERWNRRKEPSFDNWVIEEANWLTLYDDIKHLLNGGFDAVMCLGNSFAHLLDNFGDQREQIQAIRNFEKCVKPGGLLLIDHRNYDNIMNTGATPAKCIYYNSSHTTDIKTSVLYVASKPTLVTLDYQISTGSDVSEFRLSYYPHKLRIFEEILQTIFKRAKSHEIYGDFKPLTGVSNPAFYIHVVQKASS, from the exons ATGCCGCAGGCCGACACCGTTTTCCAGTCCCGCTCGGACGGCATCTCGGCGGAGGGTGTGCGTGACCAGTACGCCGACGGTAAGGCGGCCAAGGTGTGGGAAATTTTCATCGGTGACAAAAAGTCCCGCACCGAGAACTATCGCAACTTTCTGGTGGAAAAGCTGCGGGAGAATGGCGTTCGGCGCATCCTGGACGTTGCGTGCGGAACGGGCGTCGACTCGATCATGCTGCTAGAGGAAGGGTTCGAGGTGGTATCGATCGATGCCTCCGACAAGATGCTCAAGTACGCACTGAAGGAGCGTTGGAACCGCCGCAAAGAACCAAGCTTTGACAACTGGG TTATCGAGGAAGCAAACTGGCTCACCCTGTACGACGACATCAAGCATCTGCTGAACGGTGGCTTCGATGCGGTCATGTGCTTGGGCAACTCTTTCGCCCACTTGCTGGACAATTTTGGCGACCAGCGCGAACAGATCCAGGCCATTCGTAACTTTGAGAAGTGCGTCAAGCCGGGcggcctgctgctgatcgATCATCGCAACTACGACAACATCATGAACACTGGTGCAACGCCGGCCAAGTGCATCTACTACAAT AGCAGCCACACGACGGACATCAAAACGTCGGTACTGTACGTGGCCTCCAAGCCGACGCTCGTCACGCTGGACTACCAGATCAGCACGGGTAGCGATGTGAGCGAGTTCCGATTATCATACTACCCGCACAAGCTGCGCATCTTCGAGGAAATCCTGCAGACCATCTTCAAGCGCGCCAAGTCGCACGAAATCTACGGCGACTTCAAGCCACTGACCGGTGTATCGAATCCGGCATTCTACATCCATGTAGTGCAGAAAGCGTCATCATAA